A single genomic interval of Daucus carota subsp. sativus chromosome 1, DH1 v3.0, whole genome shotgun sequence harbors:
- the LOC135151700 gene encoding uncharacterized protein LOC135151700: MIALQQGTTDDNFRRSLAKRAPDNMNELQERAGKYIKAEESMRKSQNNQGPTTDSKKRGNDTEYDADNKYLKREDGEKSPTKKQSGPRFTEFHKDTGHKTDDCRQLKDEIEFLIRKGKLSRYTRDADRNPRDNDSRDRDNDDHDRRTEPRGPVINMISGGPTAAGLSSNSRKTYAREVMCIIGEPPKRAKTEIALTFDDSDLEGVKFPHDDPLVITPVIGNSSIKRVLVDNGASVDILFYDAYQKMGYADSQLTPSNMPIYGFNGVESKIEGMIQLPVTMGAESRQATYMLNFMVIKASSTYNAILGRTGMHAFKAIASTYHLKIKFPTRNGVGEEKGDQKMARSCYVAALKPGGVGGQVLSIKELVPISLFRGKPEKVMAFDLKNARATY, translated from the exons ATGATCGCCCTTCAAcaaggaaccacggatgataatttccgccgctcactagccaagagggcccctgacaacatgaatgagctccaagagagagccgggaagtatattaaggcggaggaaagcatgagaaaatcccagaataaCCAGGGACCAACCACGGACTCTAAGAAGCGTGGGAACGATACTGAATATGATGCTGATAACAAGTATTTGAAAAGGGAAGATGGTGAAAAGTCACCTACCAAGAAGCAAtcaggaccgaggttcactga gtttcataaggatacgggacataagaccgatgattgtcggcagttgaaggatgagattgagtttttgATCCGAAAAGGCAAGTTGTCCAGGTATACTAGGGATGCAGATAGGAATCCCCGTGACAATGATAGTCGCGATAGGGACAATGATGATCATGATAGGAGAACCGAGCCTCGAGGGCCCGTGATCAATATGATCTCTGGAGGACCGACTGCAGCAGGCTTGtctagtaactcacgaaaaacttatgctcgtgaagtgatgtgtatcattggagaacccccgaagaggGCCAAGACCGAGATTGCGTTAACCTTTGATGATTCTGATCTAGAAGGGGTGAAGTTCCCCCATGACGACCCGTTGGTCATAACTCCCGTTATTGGAAACTCATCTATTAAGAGGGttcttgttgataatggagctTCTGTAGACATCCTCTTCTATGATGCTTATCAAAAGATGGGGTATGCTGATTCACAGTTGACACCGTCCAACATGCCGATCTATGGTTTCAACGGAGTAGAATCCAAGATTGAAGGAATGATCCAATTACCAGTAACCATGGGAGCAGAGTCACGACAGGCCACTTATATGTTGAACTTTATGGTCATTAAGGCCTCATCAACCTACAACGCTATCCTAGGAAGGACAGGGATGCATGCTTTTAAAGCCATAGCATCCACATATCACTTGAAAATCAAGTTCCCCACAAGAAACGGGGTAGGAGAAGAAAAAGGAGACCAGAAAATGGCCAGGAGTTGTTATGTTGCAGCCTTGAAACCCGGGGGAGTCGGGGGGCAGGTTTTATCAATTAAGGAATTGGTTCCCATCTCGTTGTTCCGAGGTAAACCAGAAAAGGTTATGGCGTTTGATCTTAAGAATGCAAGAGCCACGTATTAG